One Streptomyces fagopyri DNA window includes the following coding sequences:
- a CDS encoding NAD-dependent epimerase/dehydratase family protein, producing MAEVVLVTGGSGYIAGWCIAELLRGGYEVRTTVRDEGKKQAVVDAVSTVVDPAGRLGFAVADLTADDGWDAAVKGVDRVLHVASPLGGADPRDPDALIAPARDGALRVLRAATRAGVGRVVMTSAANAASPSSYATEGVTDETLWTDPDDPTLIPYRRSKTLAERAAWDFMDSHPGRTELTTVLPGAVFGPILTTATLGSVGIVGRMISGAMSGIPRIGLEIVDVRDLVDVHLRAMTSPDAAGQRFLATGEFTWMTEMARILRDGLGADGRRVSTRQVPDFAVRLAARFRDPSLREITPALGRRNRHSTDKARRVLGWRPRPAGETVLDCARSLIEHGAVQHV from the coding sequence ATGGCCGAAGTGGTTCTGGTGACCGGTGGCAGCGGCTACATCGCGGGCTGGTGCATCGCGGAGCTGCTGCGCGGCGGCTACGAAGTGCGGACCACCGTGCGGGACGAGGGGAAGAAGCAGGCCGTCGTCGACGCCGTGTCGACCGTCGTCGACCCCGCCGGCCGGCTGGGCTTCGCCGTCGCGGACCTCACGGCGGACGACGGCTGGGACGCCGCGGTCAAGGGTGTCGACCGCGTACTGCACGTCGCCTCCCCGCTCGGCGGCGCCGACCCCCGTGATCCGGACGCGCTCATCGCCCCGGCCCGCGACGGCGCGCTGCGCGTACTGCGTGCCGCGACCAGGGCCGGGGTCGGGCGCGTCGTGATGACCTCGGCGGCGAACGCCGCGAGCCCGTCGTCGTACGCGACGGAGGGCGTGACCGACGAGACGCTGTGGACCGACCCGGACGATCCCACGCTGATCCCCTACCGCCGCTCGAAGACGCTCGCCGAGCGGGCCGCGTGGGACTTCATGGACAGCCACCCGGGACGCACCGAACTGACCACCGTGCTGCCCGGCGCCGTGTTCGGCCCCATCCTCACGACGGCCACCCTCGGTTCCGTCGGAATCGTCGGGCGCATGATCTCCGGTGCCATGTCCGGCATCCCGCGGATCGGGCTGGAGATCGTGGACGTCCGTGATCTCGTCGACGTGCACCTCCGGGCGATGACGTCGCCGGACGCCGCGGGCCAACGCTTCCTCGCCACCGGCGAGTTCACCTGGATGACGGAGATGGCCCGCATCCTGCGGGACGGCCTCGGCGCGGACGGCCGCCGGGTCTCCACCCGGCAGGTCCCGGACTTCGCGGTCCGGCTCGCGGCCCGGTTCCGGGACCCGTCGCTGCGTGAGATCACGCCGGCCCTCGGCCGCCGCAACCGGCACAGCACGGACAAGGCGCGGCGGGTTCTCGGCTGGCGGCCCCGGCCGGCCGGCGAGACCGTACTGGACTGCGCCAGAAGCCTCATCGAGCACGGCGCCGTCCAGCACGTCTGA